GAAATGGCAGAGCAGAGCCAGGAGTTCGCAGGCCCTTTTGAGGCTCATGGTGTTCCCAGATGGAGAGCGAAAGGAGGCAGCCAGAGATGCCAGGGGAAAGGGCCACGATGGGCGCTTTAGAAACCTGGGGGGAGATGAAACGATGGCTCATGTGGCTGGGGGTGGAGGAAGAGAGCAGTGGAGCGAGGAACTGGTTGGGCTGAAATCACATGGGCAAGGTAAATGGGTGGATAAATACAGGAAAACTTATAACCAGGTAGTCTGAAATCACTATTAAATCATACAGGATGTATTTATTTTGTGGTTTGATACTTAGTTCAGTGTTTTTCTCCTCAGAGGTGATTTTGGATACTCAGAAATATACTGAGATGATATAGCATAGCATATAATAGTAAACCCTGATTCAAGAAATCTGATACTGCATTAAGAGACTTTCATTTAGTATGGAAGAGtgaagaacttcaaaaaaaaggaatcattttGGATTTAGCTTTGAGTATTGGTAAAGATATAAAACCAAGCTCTTAAATACACTGTAGAGTCGATAAATATCTGAATTCTGGCTGTTATTAGGGTCACACTTAAAGGGACTTCTGACTTGTCATCAGTGCCACTTTCATGCAGTTTGCCACCATGGGCAGTGCAGTGTCAGACCTCGCAAAAATCTGCTGTGCCACTTCCCTCCTTACCGTGCCAATTATCCACACAAAGAAACCGTGAAAATTGGAAGTTAGTAAATGCAGTCCGTTCACGGTCTTTTAATGCACAGCTCAGGTGATGCAGCCTTACTTATGTGCTGTTGCACAGCGAAAAATTGCACCCATGTATGTTTAAAGATCAGATTTTCAAACTGGGGGATTGGGAAGAAAAACATGAGGTCCACCTGATTGTTCTGTTGCTTACTCTCTTCAAAACATACgtattttggaaaaaatgtaTTCATAATCCTCAGCAGTCTTTGCTGATTGCTGTTGGCAAAGAACCACAGTCTTCCCAGCTGCAAGAGTAAACTGTATAAATTGCCACAGTTGATGCCACCATAACTGACTTTATAGCTCATATAATATTtatggaaacactttttttttctaagctcACGGACAGCAATCTTACCTAGAAGTAACTCATAGATATCTGCATATAATTAATGTGAAACTGATGTAGAAGAACTCAATCATACCCATGATCTAGTTAGTATTTAAAGCAGTACtggttctggttttcatttttctgcttctggCTGTAAAgtcacaatttttttcccctgtagccACCTCCTAGTTTGTTTCTAGCTGGATGTAGCGGTTCATGGTCCACTGATCTGGGAGGAATTTTTAACACAAACAGGTGATTTGACAGTTGTATTTAAGTCTTaataacagaacaaaacacaatCAGTGAGTCAAGGtttgtcatctctttttttttttgcagcgcACAAGCAGCTTTGGAAGCTTTGACCGTTTCAGGCACCACTCGATATCAAAGGCAGATGATTCAGCTGAGGTCTGTATAACACAAAGTTTTACTTTCTTCAGTTCACGTTCCCACAACAGTTATGCAAAAACATTGGGAAGCTATTGTGTAAATATTACACTGGTGAGAACTTCGCTTGTGTACCTGGATCCATCTGGGTGATTGAGTCCTTGCCAAAATGAACAAGAGAATCACACCTAAGCTTTGGTACTTTAATGTGAAGATTAGAAACAATTTTTCAAAAAGACAGAAGTGCTCTTTAGGTTGGTGCAGGCCCAAAGTAATGGGCATGTGTATGAAACCCACAGATGTGTCATTTCTGCTTCCAAGACCACTGCAAAAACACTCTCTATTCTTCTTTGAATTAAGGAGAATAAACAATGGGAAACAACTTTTTCTAGtacaaaacaaattttctttctctctttcacacaTACAGTGGTGTGCTGCAAACCTGTTTAAGTACATGATTCCCCAGGAAAATGGCTATGACTGACTTTTGTCATCCTAACTGCACTGGTGTCCTTAATATTTTCCTGTAATTCCTATTCCACtacactgaatttcattttcGTGGTGAGTTGTTGcttacttttttatttcaaatcagATATCTGAGCTGGAGAACATAAGTGACACTGGAGAAGCAGTACAAACTAAAGCAGCAAATAATGGAGGAAGTCTGGGTAAGAAGATGAAAGCCATTTCCCTTACCATGAAGAAAAAGATGGGTAAAAAGTACATCAAGGCACTCTCTGAAGAGATGGTAAATACAGCTTAAGAATCTTGTGTTTGAAGATAATACATGTGAAGTAAGAATGTTATGTGTATTTTTCCTGTTCATGTTCCAACTGTCATCAGTTATGACAATCCATAAAAACATGGTAACACATACTGAATTAAACCAGCATTTGGTATCTGACCTTCCTTTCACGTGCATGTTAATGTActcacatgtgcacacacacaattACAGCACCACACAGTAAGGGCCCAAGACAGACATGGGAATTTTACatcatttaattttgctttttcatcAAGGAGCATTTGTAtaagcatcacaaaaaaaaatttcctgatgTGGACACAAGCGAGGATCAGATGAACCCCATCAGCAGTCTGACATGCAACCTGTACAAAAAGGCTTCATTAGAAGAGTTTATCTTTCAATACAAGAATTCTTGCCAAAGTCCATTTTGTAGAGGTCAGCCAGCATCCTAGAGCCTGACAACTCATATGCCTTATCTGCTTTTACTTTATCCATCTTAGTGAACCTATCTTTATTAAACATGAAAAAACATACTGTTTCACACAATGCAAACCCTATTTTCTCAATATGTTGTGTCAGTGAGttccaaattttaaaatacataaggGAAAAGGACTTTTCATACTTAATCATCCTAAAAAATCTAGTTGGTCTGCATCCTCACACATGTGTCAATATCAAACAAGTAGGGAAAATAAATCAGCAACCTCACGAGTAGAAAATAGTGTTTCACAGGATACTTTCAGACAGTTTTTGAAGGTCAAGGACAAGGATTCCTATTTCATTAGTTTAGTTTGCATTTTTTGCTAAAATTCAAAAGGTTGCAATCCATGATTTTTATATTCTAAGGCAAATCAGAATTTCAACATGTACCTTCTGCACATTTGCAGCAACGATTCACATGACAGAAATTCAATGAATTATCTGGTTGGACACACATGTAGCATGATCTTCATTCCTGCAGGAGATGATGACAATCAATACCAGCCCACTGATTAATCTACGGGTTGTGCTGCTGACTGGTGTAACAACCACTATCCTTGTTGAAAACCAGCACAGCCCTTCATTTCAGTGCTATGCCTTATACGTACCTGTATGGGTCTCTGCTTCATATGTGCACTGTCATCTTTGCTTGACTTCATCAGCCAACTGATGAATATTTAGTATTTCCCCAAATACAACGTAACTCCTAAGTAAAGTACTGCAGGATTTTTCAGTTGTATCAGGGTATCACGCACATTGACAGTGTGATGAAATCCGCTGAAGAAATTCCTTCCTTTTGGAAGCTCATCATTATTTCATTTAGTTGTTACATTGTCCCTAACTTTCCTGTGACTGAAATATGGATTTTACTGTTTTGAATAGGCTGTGATTCCTGAGGTGTGATTTAGTGTTATAAACTCAAGGGGCCAATTTCATACACCATTAGACTTTGTGAGAGAAACATGCACCCGTTAATTCTGAAACGCACTGGATTTTGAGGCCAACGTGTAGGTCGGGCAATACAGTGAGCACGGTGCTAGAACACCCCGATGCCATACGTGCGTGGAAGCTGTCTCCTGAACACCCTGGCTGGGGTGCCAGCCTGCCGCCAAGTGCCCAGGATCTTCAGAAGTTCAACACAAAACACAGCTGCGTCAGCTAGCACTTTCCCATGTGCTTTCAGAATTAAACTTTATATTTCCTCCTCTgagacatcagaaaaaaacaccttatcTGGCTACCTGCGAATTTCCTGTTACAAGCCTCTGTAGCCACTGTGGTACAGTGCCATCTTCTGAGATGGAAAATCAGTTTAGCTGCTTGAGCTGGAGTGGAATGAAGTGACTGGGGCAGAGAGGAGACAGGGAACTTCCCCAGGATCATAAGGTGTTAGGGGTGGTGCCGGGCATCCTTACTACCAGGCATCAACTTCTAAAATGCTTTCTCTCATAGAGTGGTTCTTAATAGAGTGTAATGATGAGTTAATCTCCAAcgatgatttaaaagaaaaaaacaaatgcttgTCTAAAATACGTCTCTTGGTGTTTAacatctgatttttgttttacagaatgAAGAAGGAAAAGATGACAGCGATTCTGGTGGTGGAATACACGCTGAGAAGGTCTCCCTAAAAGCCAGTGACTCTATGGAAAGTCTCTATAGTCTGAACAGTGGCCAGAGCTCATCTAGTAAGTACAACATACACACACCTACTATTCAGTCACTGGATCAATATTGTTATTGTTTAAGTCTGAGGCATCAGAGCTGGTGATCAAAAATGTGAGAGTAGAGAGCTCTTCAGTCTGACAgacaaaaatgtaatttgattaaATGGGTGGCAGCTAGGGTAGATACATCGCTCTCCAGAAATAAACTGAGTGTTTTTAAGAGTAGAAATAttcactgaagtaaaaaaataacatggATTATTGGGGATGTTTCTGGTACATATGCCATAAATGGTTTTTGGGGTCATGACTGCTATGGTGCTGGCACCCATGCAGTTGCAATCACTGCATGCAGCCACACAAGCATCCTCTCTGGGGGCAGTGGCTGTGAGTTCATCCTTTGCCCTGCAGATGTGAGGCAGACAAAGTGAGAGTTCTCTCCGAGATGATGGGTGATGGGGGCCTGAACTGGCAGCTTCAGGTCATGATGCAGAGACACAGCCTGCTTCTCCGCAAACCCACTGGAGAGGAGGGCAGATGAATCTCGGACAGGAAGTGGAGTTTGCCTCCACCTCTCTATCTGTTGCTCTGCTGTGGACGTTTGCTGGGCAGCAGACCACAGCTGTCCATGATCACATTGCTGTGCCATCCCGTGGTGTGCAGGCACCAGGGGAGCAAGTGGTGACTCGACCAGAAGTCCAGACCAGTTGCACTTAGTAGTTAATCTGGCCCTGAGACGGAGCGGTGCACTTAAGCAATCACctcaaacaaaaccatttttatgATCATTTTCTGTGATGTGATTTGTGAAAATTGTATATGGGAGTTTACTTCCAACACACTGCTGCTCTTATCTAAAAACATATTTGGATAGGATATTGCAGAGCTTGCTCAAATTTGCTTGAATTACTCTGCCGATATTTTATTGCTCAACTTGGATAAAATGACAGGCAGAAATGTTGATAAGATTAAAATTTCCCTCTGCAATGCAGGTTCCTTTGATGTTTCAGCTAGCTctgtaatgaaataaaataacttctacagtacttgttttcatttctctgaATAAACAGGAGAAGTTCAGCAGAATTAATTCCCTAAATTGCACTTTTAGAGTATATTTTATTCATCTGCAGaggtaatattttaaaaagtctgtgaGTAAAACGTGTAGTATATTAGTATCATCACCAGAAAAAGATTATTGTAGGGAAGATGTTAATGAAAGATCTCCTACCTATTTTTTTCGGTCTCTTGTAGTATGCTTTTTCTTGAATGCATGTTGCCTGTAACATGTCAAACCCACACAGAGTACGTTCTTTCTCTGGTTCTCTGCTTTTGAACACTTTCCTCTTGGCTGCTGTGCAGAATTCCATGTCTGGGCATCTGGTGCAGGAGATCTCTCAACTTGACTCTCTTTAAGGTGGGGTGACCAGCTGCTCAGATGGAACGAGCAACAGGGACAGCCTCCGGTTTGATGACGAAGTCCCTTACAGTGGGCCCTTCTGCGGTCGAGCCAAAGTTCACACTGACTTCACACCAAGTCCTTATGACACTGACTCTCTGAAAATCAAGGTAAGAATACCAGGGCATTCCTTACTTGTGAAGAATGTTTTCTAATGCTTTTTTAACTGTTAAGCACAAGTAGTACCCTAAAAGCAAGACCAGTCTGGTTTTGCAATGCTTCTATAAGGGCTTAGCTCAAATTATGCTGCAAAGTCAACTGCTGCTAAAGGCTTTTTAAGGCATAGACTCCAGGTAGGTACCTCATTGTGGTATTTACCTGGACACCACAGCTTCTCTCAGAGTAAAATACATGTTGTTTCCCACATATTAGGTCTTGAGTAAGAAAAACTTGCATCTCATGTGATGTGAAGTTGCGTCCCCAGCTTTTTCAGTCACATCTAGGATATATCAAAAGCTCAGTGGCACCCATTGTCTTTAATGAAAACAGTTTTCCTTTCCATTAAGCTTTTCCTTAAGCGTATCTTTGAACTACAAATTTTCTCTGGCCCTGACAACATGGCAGGGGTGTCCAGGCTGTGTGAGTAAGAAAAAGGGGCTCCAGACATTATTAAAAAAGCCCagcccttttcttctccttccatgCACAGATACTTTTAACACCATCATCCTTTGGACTACTCACATCTGTAATCTggaattctttcttttccttctttgtaaACACCTTCATATACAGGTTACATTCACACTTCagcatcttttcttcttcttcgcAGCCTCTTCTTGTCAAAATCCTCATCTGCATCTCACTgcagcctccccctcctcctctctggCCTATATATGTTACAGTCATTGCTCTGCCAGTACGTGCAGTCTTCACCACTTGCTCGCCACTTCTACCCACACCCAgggcatttctttctctttaaatgaTCATGAAATGGCAAATGTCTGCTGCCTCACATAGGTTTGTTTCTTAGTCACTGGGGTGGTGTATTTTAGAATGATAAACTAATACTTGGGGTGTAAAACCCCTAAATTTAACTCATGAAATTTCAGTACCCTGAATCTGAATTCAAAGTGTGTCTGCAGCTTGGCTTAGAGCCACTGCCTAATCCTGATCTGCATCCACGTCTGAAGTTCCTGAGCTTCCATGAAAGTGTAGAATAATATGTGTGCTCACAGAGCTTTAAACAAATGTTTGTTTAGTTTCCATTTCAAACATGCTCATAGCTCTGAGCTCCACATTCTAACAAAACTGGGTCACTGGAACACAGTGAATTTCATACTTGGGTTAGTACCAAAACCAGCATGACCACTTTGATTACCTGCAATTTCTTGACCAGACCAGAAAAGATTTGCAAGTCTTGGAGCTGTTAACAGATACTTTAACAAACTGAGTTTTAAGTTTGTAACAGAATATCAAAATCAGTGTGTACATGGGGATTTGGTGGACAACTCTTCAAAGACTTTCaatattttcataatttctgTGGTATCTGCCCAAATGAGAGAAGTCAATTCTGAGGTCATGGGAGCAAGCTGTGTGACTTAGCAGGGAGCCTTTTTACTACAAGAATTTCTCAGAGTTACTGTTTTGCTGAGCTGAGACCTTGGTTCCCACAGTGTGGCTGTGAATGCTTTCACCAAAAAGCCCTCTTGAAGTTGCTATGTTGTTACTCTCTCACACAAATGTGAGTGCATGCACAAGTGTGGAGAGCTGAAGTCTTTAGATCTGTCTGCTATGGCACCTGACACTATTTTCTGAGTCAGTTGTGTTAATAATAGTGGGAAATCTTGACAGTCCTTTGGGAAGGACTGTCTGGAAGATATTAAGGGAGTTAAATGTTCTTTATTGCCTTTGAGAAAtgtagctaattttttttttactgtaaaatgcATAAGAGTCCACCTTCCACATAGCTCAGCTATCAGTTTTTGAAGACTCTTGAGATGCTGGATAATAAGATTATTGTATAAATAGTTTGGCACTTATTTGGAAAATAACCTCACAGTGTTCCCTTGCTTTTTGCCAAATCTATGCCCACTTTTCATGGCAAAAGTTGACTGCTGATGCAACCCTACCCCCTTTCAGGGACCAAGGAGAGCACAAAACAGGTGAATGGTGTTTCTTTTGCTCACCTCTCCTTCACAAAGGTTTGGAGATTAGGACTAATTCCATTTTCTGCAATTCTTTTGCTGGGATGTTATAAAAGCAAAGGAGCTAAATCTaggtaatttttaaaagttacttcacACTGACTAGTTAAGATTCTGTAttatctgttctggttttggtccATAGAGGAAAAGCTGCATATAACAGACCAGATGTGTAAGCAGTGGTGTGCTGTTTTTTATTGTTCTAGAAAGGAGACATTATCGATATCATCTGCAAAACCCCCATGGGCATATGGACAGGCATGCTGAATAACAAAGTAGGAAACTTCAAGTTCATTTACGTGGATATTATTTTGGAAGAGGAAGCTGCACCCAGAAAGATAAAGCCGCACAGAGGAAGCAAAAGGACCAAGCCCAAGACATTGCAAGAACTCCTGGACTGTGTCCACCTGCAGGTCAGCCAAAGCATTTCCCAGCTGTATTTGAAACGCTTAATTTCTGTGTGCCCGGGTTTGGAAGTCATTTACAGGCAGAAGTAGAAAGGCAGGTTTCAGCAGTGTTGATGTTGGCAAAGCAGCTTCGTGTCTGTCTTTTATGTGATGTGAGTGGTTTACAGAACTGCATTTTACCACGTCATTTGGTTACGCTGAGAGGCTCCACGCAAAGAGGCAC
The window above is part of the Opisthocomus hoazin isolate bOpiHoa1 chromosome 1, bOpiHoa1.hap1, whole genome shotgun sequence genome. Proteins encoded here:
- the SAMSN1 gene encoding SAM domain-containing protein SAMSN-1 isoform X2, which gives rise to MLKRKPSNVSDKEKSQKPKRTSSFGSFDRFRHHSISKADDSAEISELENISDTGEAVQTKAANNGGSLGKKMKAISLTMKKKMGKKYIKALSEEMNEEGKDDSDSGGGIHAEKVSLKASDSMESLYSLNSGQSSSSGVTSCSDGTSNRDSLRFDDEVPYSGPFCGRAKVHTDFTPSPYDTDSLKIKKGDIIDIICKTPMGIWTGMLNNKVGNFKFIYVDIILEEEAAPRKIKPHRGSKRTKPKTLQELLDCVHLQEYASTLLLNGYETLEDLKDLQESHLIELNISNPEDRARLLSAIENLQDYDIEQQQQSEGGPERQSLSPHHGFDKSLLKDCPRDSGCYISSENSDNGKEEVDPETLSDMVQSITVTESN